The following DNA comes from Candidatus Dadabacteria bacterium.
TTTGATGTGATTTAATTCCCTATAAATTGAACCGTTCTCGCTGGGAGCAGAAACATCTTGAGTATTGGTTTCTTGACAAGGAAGATCGGAACTTGCTCTGGGATAAAGATAGTGGACAACACCAGTATATTGTTAGTGTCGATGTCAAGCGGGAAGATTTAATTGAGCGAGTCACGGAATTGAAGAAAGCCATTAGCGATGGAGTCCCCCATACATTGGAATCGGATAATTTTAAAGTCTTTGCTGACTCCAGACATCTTTATGAACCACTGATATACATCGGTGAAAAAGTAGACTATATCAAAGTTAAACCCGTGGCGCTCAATGAAGGAGAAAAGCATTTTGTCGAGAGTTTAACCAAGTATGCGCAACAGCATGAGCATTTTTTTAGAGACAAGGAAATGTATCTGCTTCGCAACCAAAGCAGAGGTATAGGTTTTGGTTTTTTCAATGAAGGGGGATTCTACCCCGATTTCATATTGTAGATCTTGTGGAAAGGCCGGCAGTACATCAGCTTTGTTGATCCGCATGGGATTCTCCATTCAAGTATGGAGGGCCCCAAACTGAATTTCTACCGAAAGATTTAAAGAGATAGAAAAAAATCTCCGTCAGTATGATGATCATATAACACTTAATTCTTTTATTATTTCTACTACTCCCTACAACTCATCTTGGTGGGGATCAGATTACGATATCAAGGAATTTCATGACCGCAACGGCTTTTTTCAGAAAGAAGACCGTGATAGCTACGTAAGAGAAGTCATCGATAGATCATTGAGACAATGAGTAAGGGTGAATTAGATTTTGGAATATCCCTATTTTATCAGATTTTATACAGGGATTACCCAAGCGATCTTTCGAATATGACTTCTATTATCTTGTCATGAAGTCCCAGTGGTTCTGTTACCCTGTAGCTTACTTGCGGAAAATCTTGCGCTGCCTCGGCTACCATCCTGGGTATATCGGATTTTGAATGTCTTCCCGGTACGAGAAAGTACGGGTGGACTGTTATGTCGCTCGCGCCGGCCGCTACGCATTTGCGAAAAGCCTCCTTTATTGACGGTTCGCAGAGTTCCATGTGGCAGTGCTCAACCATATCAAACGGTGAGTCTTGGTAGGCTCTTGCCTTGTCGGCTACGTCTTCGAGAAGGGCGTTTGCTTCTTCTACAGTGCTTCCGTGATCAACCAGAATTAGAGCCTTCATCGCTCAGTTGCTTTCCGAATGGAGTTTTATGGTTTCAAGGACTATCTCCGCCGATCTGCGGAATTCATCGATCAGAAGATATTCGTTTACAGTGTGGAGCTCGTACATCCCCGTTCCAAGGTTTACGCATTCGATTCCCTTCTCGTTTATGAAGTTTGCGTCGCATCCTCCGCCGCTTGTGTGGAGTTCTATGTCGTGGTCCAGGTTCGCAGCGGCTTCAAGTACAAGATTAGTCACGGTTGCCTGCGGAGAGACGTTCATTACGGGATACACGCGTTCTATCTCGACCTCCGCACGTGCGCCGAGTCGTTCCCCGTCTAGGAAAAGTTCCCTGCTTTGGGCCGCTTCCAGAAAGCAGTCGTGCATGTGCTGTGTCTGTGCGTCAAGTTTCCCTTCATCGTGGCTTCGAGCCTCGGCCTTCACCTCAACAAGACCGGGAACTATGTTTATCGCGGATCCTCCCTTTACCTTTCCTATGTTTGCTGTTGTTTCGTGGTCTATTCTTCCGAGTTTCATTCTCGAGATCGCATCACTTAATATTTCTAGGGCGCTTATCCCGTTCTCGGGGCAAAGCCCCGAATGTGCTTCAACGCCGTGTATTTTTACATCCATTATATCCGAGCACGGACACCTGAGGACGAGTCTCTCTGGTGTGCTGCTGTCAAGAACTATTCCGTATGGGCTTTTAAAGCTTGAAGGGTCAAGGAATTTTGCTCCGAGGAGACCTATTTCCTCGCATATAGTAAATGCGACCTCTATATCCCCGTGGGGAATGTTGTTTTCCTTGAGCGCTCGAAGTACTTCAACTATTATGGATACGCCGCTTTTATCGTCGCTTCCTAGTATCGTTGTACCATCGCTTCTCATTACACCGTCTTCCACTCTTGGTTTTATTCCCTCTCCGGGACTTACGGTGTCCATGTGAGAGCAGAGAAAAAACGGCGGGACGTCTTTTTTCGTTCCGGGAAGTTTTACTATCAGGTTGCCAATGTTTCCCTCAACCTTGTCTCCTGCATCGTCGTAGAAACAATCAGCGCCTAGGTCCCTCATTTCTTCCTCAAG
Coding sequences within:
- a CDS encoding cobalamin biosynthesis protein CbiX, coding for MKALILVDHGSTVEEANALLEDVADKARAYQDSPFDMVEHCHMELCEPSIKEAFRKCVAAGASDITVHPYFLVPGRHSKSDIPRMVAEAAQDFPQVSYRVTEPLGLHDKIIEVIFERSLG
- a CDS encoding M20/M25/M40 family metallo-hydrolase, whose amino-acid sequence is MIQEERMTRHLMDIIQIDSPSKKEKDVALRLEEEMRDLGADCFYDDAGDKVEGNIGNLIVKLPGTKKDVPPFFLCSHMDTVSPGEGIKPRVEDGVMRSDGTTILGSDDKSGVSIIVEVLRALKENNIPHGDIEVAFTICEEIGLLGAKFLDPSSFKSPYGIVLDSSTPERLVLRCPCSDIMDVKIHGVEAHSGLCPENGISALEILSDAISRMKLGRIDHETTANIGKVKGGSAINIVPGLVEVKAEARSHDEGKLDAQTQHMHDCFLEAAQSRELFLDGERLGARAEVEIERVYPVMNVSPQATVTNLVLEAAANLDHDIELHTSGGGCDANFINEKGIECVNLGTGMYELHTVNEYLLIDEFRRSAEIVLETIKLHSESN